TCCGGCGCCGACGTGTAGCGTAACGAATTGGAAATTCACGCCTTTGGCGCGCAGTTTTTCCAATAATTCATCGTCGAAATGCAATCCGGCAGTCGGTGCGGCCACCGCACCGGGCACCTTACCATAAACCGTTTGATAACATTCTTGATCCGCTTCTTCGTCAGGGCGATCAATATAAGGCGGCAGCGGCATATGGCCGATTTGTTGCAACGCGTTTAGCAGCGTACCGGATTTGTCGGCTAATTCCACTTCAAACAACGCGCCGTGACGGGCATTCATTATTGCTTTAACGCCGTTGTTTTCGCCGAGCTTGTCTTCGCCTAAAAATAATTCGGCACCTGCTTTCGGTGCTTTGGAAGAACGAATATGCGCCAGAAAACGCTGCTCATCCAACATCCGCTCCACCAGCACTTCGATTTTACCGCCGCTGGCTTTACGTCCAAACATACGTGCGGGAATCACCCGTGTGTCGTTGAAAATTAACAAATCACCTTCGTTAATCAAGTCGAGCACATCGGTAAAAGTACGATGGAAAAGTTCGCCGGTTTCGCCATTTAATTGCAATAGTCGGCAAGAAGAACGATCTTCTTTCGGATAACGGGCGATCAGTTCATCCGGCAAATCAAAATAAAAATCGGAAACACGCATAATATTTTTACACTTAAGGAAATTTTAAGGGGAAACGCGACATTTCCCCTTACTGCTATAAAATCATTTTCACTAACTTATCCGCTTGAATGCGGGCGAATTTTTTCAGTAATTTTTGCACCGGTTCCGGATACTGAGAAAGCTCTTCAAGCTCGGAATAATGCTTTAACACGGTGGTATGTTGGCGAATATGTTGCAATTCTTTGGCAACTTGCGGCCGTAATTCGTGCTGCGGATCACGAATCAACAAACCGTTTTCCGCATCCAAACGCCAAGCGCGCGGATTCAAATTATTACCGGTGAGTAAAATATAATCATTATCCACCCACACGCCTTTTAAATGATAGGTATTGTCGCCGTCTTTCCATAAGCGAACGCAAAGCTGACCGCGTTCGATTTCGCCTTCAAATTTTTCGCAAAAACGACGCAAATTACTTTCGTATAAATAAGGCAAAGCGCCCGCCATTTTGAAGGGCTGTGTCGGCGGAATGTAAAAATCATTCGCCACCTTGTCACCCACGATAATTTCCACTTGCTTGCCCTGCTCCAACAACGCCGCGATTTTTTGTTGCAAGGTGCGCGGAAAATTAAAATACGGCGTGCAAATAATCAAATTTTGTTGCGTTTTCAGGAACAATTTTTTGATTACTTGATTGAGTTCGTTGCCCGATGCGCCCAAACCAAATAACGGCGAAACACTTAAAACGTCGGAACATTCGCCCGCATTTGGCAAATTGTATTCGGCGTGGTTGGCCAGATTTTTACGATACGCACGAATCGCCGCACGAATTTCCTTAGTCCGCGGGCGATTACCAACATCAAGCGGGAACACCGCATTGAAATCCAATAAATAGTCGTTGATAAAATTCACCATCGCATCCGCCAGCACCGCATTGGTAATTTTTTGGTAGCGGTCGTAACGATATTTGTCCTGTTGTTGCAAATACACATTATTAATGCTGGCGCCGCTATACAGCACGCTGTCGTCAAACACGAAACCTTTGACATGCAACACGCCGAACACTTCGCGCGTATTAATCGGCACACCGAAAAACATATTCGGATCGTCAGGCAGTTGGTAGGTTTGACGTTGCTCGCAATACCAATCGGCATTAGTGGCCGATTTTTCAGCGCCCAATAAATTGCGCTGGGCACGATGCCAATCCACTAAAATTTTTACATCCAAATCCGGGTGTCGTTGCTTCGCCCGATAGATTTCGTCCAAAATTTCTTGCCCCGCATCGTCTTTTTGCCAGTAAAGTGCGGTGATATAAATGCGTTTTTTGGCATTTCGAATCAATTCAATAATCTGCGTTTTAAATTCGGCCGGGCTGAACAAAAATTCCACTTGCGTTTTTTCTAACGGCAAAAAAGGCAAGTTTCGGATGTTTTGCTCGGCACGTTTGAATTTATTGATTAACATAATTTATCTCTGCAATTTCTATCAGCCATTTTAAGAATGGGCTAGTTTACAATATTTCCCCGGCAGATTGACAGAAAAAAGCTTTTTTTTCGTCACAATGCCGAATGAATTTTCGCCGTTTTCGACTAATTCTTGTCCGGCAAATCTTTTCCACAACGCAGTCCGCAACATTCCTTCGAACCTTCAAATGAGCACCGCATTGAAAGCCCTACCGAAGCGTCCCAATGCGCGCTGAAAGGTCGCCAAATCAACCACGCGTTGAACATAAGACGGCAGAAAACCTTTTCGTTATGGCGGGGCTTCAATGCGGTGCTCTACGACGAGCTCGCGGCGGCGGACATCGATGCGCTACCGATTGAACGCGCAAAACATTTGGGGGCGCAAAGCAAAAGATCTATACTATGCCCGTTTGTTATTTCACTCGGAGTTTTTATGCCGGAACGTTCTACCAATATTACCACTCACGATCCTTTCGGCAGCCTGCTCGGTTACGCACCGGGTGGCGTTGCCATTTATTCTTCCGATTACACCACGGCCGACGAAGCAGAGTTTCCCGATGATGCCGCCTTTCGCAGTTATTTAGGACGCGAATATATGGGCTACAAATGGCAATGTGTGGAATTTGCGCGCCGTTATTTATATCTCAATCACGGCATGGTGTTTACCGACGTGGGCATGGCCTATGAAATTTTTTCGTTGCGTTTTCTGCGCCAAGTGACGAACGACGCCTTGTTACCGTTGCAAGCTTTTGCCAACGGTAGCAAACGCAAACCCGAAGCCGGTGCGCTTTTGATTTGGCAAGAAGGTGGTGAATTTAAACATACCGGTCACGTAGCAATTATCACCGAAGTATTAGACGATAAAATCCGCATCGCCGAGCAAAATGTGATTCACTCACGTCTGCCGAGCGGGCAACAATGGACGCGCGAGCTGCCAATGCGGTGCTCAAACGGTTATCTGTTGCAAGATACCTTCGACGATACGGAAATTTTAGGCTGGATGATTCAAACCGCGGATACGCAATACAGCCTGCCACGGCCGACGCCAAAACCGGAAGATTTGGTGATTAAAGCAGGACATATTGAAAATAAAGGTCAATTTGAAGGCCATTGGCTAGATGAATCGAAGCCGTTCGACGCCGCTTACGTGAAAGCGATGCACGGCCATCGCGTCAGCCGTTCGGATCAATATCGTTATTTCGCCATTTCCGAAAACGCTCAACATGAACTGATTCGTGCCACCAACGAACTGCATTTAATGTATTTACACGCCACCGACAAAGTGCTGCAAGACGATAAATTACTGCAATATTTCAATATTCCTAAACTACTTTGGCCGCGCTTGCGTTTGTCTTGGCAGAATCGTCGTTATCAAACCATCACCGGCCGTTTGGATTTTTGTCTGGACGAGCGTGGACTAAAAGTGTACGAATATAATGCGGATTCCGCATCTTGCCACGCCGAGGCCGGCGAAATAATGAATCGTTGGGCACAACAGGCGGGACTTAAGCTAGGAGAAAACCCTGGTGAAGGTTTGCGCAATGCCTTGGCGGATTGTTGGCAACACAGCCGCGCCAGCAAATTAGTGCATATTTTGCAAGATCACGACGATGAAGAAGATTATCACGCGCTGTTTATGCACCAAGCACTACTCCAAGGCGGCTTTCAAGCAAAAATTATTCACGGCACGGAAGGGCTGCATTGGGATAATCGCGGTCGCTTGTTGGACGATGAAAACCACCAAATCCAAAGCGTGTGGAAAACTTGGGCGTGGGAAACCATGTTGGAGCAATTGCGCGAAGACGCGACAGGACAAGAAGTGGCGCCGCCGATTCGGACCGGCTATGCGGAAGATAAAGTGCGCCTAATCGACGTTTTGTTGCGGCCCGAAGTACAAGTTTACGAACCACTTTGGACGGCGATTCCAAGCAATAAAGCGATTTTGCCGGTGTTGTGGTCGTTATTCCCGAATCATCGTTATTTGTTGGAAGCGAGTTTCGAACTGACACCGGAAT
Above is a genomic segment from Aggregatibacter sp. HMT-949 containing:
- the queA gene encoding tRNA preQ1(34) S-adenosylmethionine ribosyltransferase-isomerase QueA; translated protein: MRVSDFYFDLPDELIARYPKEDRSSCRLLQLNGETGELFHRTFTDVLDLINEGDLLIFNDTRVIPARMFGRKASGGKIEVLVERMLDEQRFLAHIRSSKAPKAGAELFLGEDKLGENNGVKAIMNARHGALFEVELADKSGTLLNALQQIGHMPLPPYIDRPDEEADQECYQTVYGKVPGAVAAPTAGLHFDDELLEKLRAKGVNFQFVTLHVGAGTFQPVRVANIEEHIMHAEYVELSQEVCNAIIETKKAGKRVIAVGTTSVRSVETAALSAQENGNGEMIEPYFSDTSIFIYPGKKFRIVDCLITNFHLPESTLIMLVSAFAGFSHTMNAYKSAVENRYRFFSYGDAMFISKNPEVKAWK
- the pssA gene encoding CDP-diacylglycerol--serine O-phosphatidyltransferase, yielding MLINKFKRAEQNIRNLPFLPLEKTQVEFLFSPAEFKTQIIELIRNAKKRIYITALYWQKDDAGQEILDEIYRAKQRHPDLDVKILVDWHRAQRNLLGAEKSATNADWYCEQRQTYQLPDDPNMFFGVPINTREVFGVLHVKGFVFDDSVLYSGASINNVYLQQQDKYRYDRYQKITNAVLADAMVNFINDYLLDFNAVFPLDVGNRPRTKEIRAAIRAYRKNLANHAEYNLPNAGECSDVLSVSPLFGLGASGNELNQVIKKLFLKTQQNLIICTPYFNFPRTLQQKIAALLEQGKQVEIIVGDKVANDFYIPPTQPFKMAGALPYLYESNLRRFCEKFEGEIERGQLCVRLWKDGDNTYHLKGVWVDNDYILLTGNNLNPRAWRLDAENGLLIRDPQHELRPQVAKELQHIRQHTTVLKHYSELEELSQYPEPVQKLLKKFARIQADKLVKMIL
- the gss gene encoding bifunctional glutathionylspermidine amidase/synthase is translated as MPERSTNITTHDPFGSLLGYAPGGVAIYSSDYTTADEAEFPDDAAFRSYLGREYMGYKWQCVEFARRYLYLNHGMVFTDVGMAYEIFSLRFLRQVTNDALLPLQAFANGSKRKPEAGALLIWQEGGEFKHTGHVAIITEVLDDKIRIAEQNVIHSRLPSGQQWTRELPMRCSNGYLLQDTFDDTEILGWMIQTADTQYSLPRPTPKPEDLVIKAGHIENKGQFEGHWLDESKPFDAAYVKAMHGHRVSRSDQYRYFAISENAQHELIRATNELHLMYLHATDKVLQDDKLLQYFNIPKLLWPRLRLSWQNRRYQTITGRLDFCLDERGLKVYEYNADSASCHAEAGEIMNRWAQQAGLKLGENPGEGLRNALADCWQHSRASKLVHILQDHDDEEDYHALFMHQALLQGGFQAKIIHGTEGLHWDNRGRLLDDENHQIQSVWKTWAWETMLEQLREDATGQEVAPPIRTGYAEDKVRLIDVLLRPEVQVYEPLWTAIPSNKAILPVLWSLFPNHRYLLEASFELTPELIKNGYAQKPIAGRRGDNVKLFGDDNLVLNSTDGRFGKQENIYQQLWCLPKVEDQYLQICTFTVGGHYGGSCLRSDPSRVIMGDSDMQPLRVLSEKDFQTK